A window of Gadus chalcogrammus isolate NIFS_2021 chromosome 16, NIFS_Gcha_1.0, whole genome shotgun sequence contains these coding sequences:
- the LOC130405893 gene encoding claudin-4-like, with amino-acid sequence MAAAGLQILGIALGLIGVIGAIVTCAIPMWRVTAFIGQNIVTAQTTNEGIWMTCVVQSTGQMQCKVYDSMLALSSDLQAARALMIISILVGVMAILLSVAGGKCTNCVEDEGAKAKIAIAAGVMFIIAGIMCLVPVCWTASTVVRNFYNPLVMGSQKKELGAALFIGWGASGLLLVGGALLCANCPPKDNYAAKYSGARSVVSKDYV; translated from the coding sequence ATGGCAGCGGCCGGCTTGCAGATTCTGGGCATCGCCCTGGGCCTTATCGGCGTGATCGGGGCCATCGTTACGTGCGCCATCCCCATGTGGCGGGTGACCGCCTTCATCGGGCAGAACATCGTCACGGCGCAGACCACCAACGAGGGCATCTGGATGACCTGCGTGGTGCAGAGCACGGGCCAGATGCAGTGCAAGGTCTACGACTCCATGCTGGCTCTGAGCAGCGACCTGCAGGCGGCCCGCGCCCTCATGATCATCTCCATCCTCGTGGGCGTCATGGCCATACTGCTGTCCGTGGCCGGAGGCAAGTGCACCAACTGCGTGGAGGACGAGGGCGCCAAGGCGAAGATCGCCATCGCGGCCGGCGTGATGTTCATCATCGCCGGCATCATGTGTCTGGTCCCCGTCTGCTGGACGGCCAGCACGGTGGTCAGGAACTTCTACAACCCCCTGGTGATGGGCTCCCAGAAGAAGGAACTGGGCGCGGCGCTCTTCATCGGCTGGGGCGCGTCCGGCCTGCTCCTCGTGGGCGGGGCCTTGCTGTGCGCCAACTGCCCCCCCAAGGATAACTACGCCGCCAAGTACTCGGGAGCCAGGTCCGTCGTGTCCAAGGACTACGTCTGA